The Quercus lobata isolate SW786 chromosome 4, ValleyOak3.0 Primary Assembly, whole genome shotgun sequence genome segment CCGTTTAAGGGTGCTGTCTCGTTTGTGCAGTTTATCGCTCCTGGATTATTCCAATCCATGCCACTAGTTTTTACACAAGAAACATATGGTCATCAAAATATGATTTGCTAATGCAATgttagtaaataacatctgatttgaACGGAATTTaccatgcatgttaaaaacataaagagcataaaatcaaataattaattttcaaaacatataacTATGTTAACTTTTTAGTAAGAGTTTGTAGCAATTGTCTACAAATTAGTTTGGAACCAAACTTTATCCTTTAGAGAAAGGAAAGTAACTTACTTGTAATGGGTGGGATTAATTCCTTGGAAAAGGACTTTAGTTTTTCCTGGATCCACATATGTATCAACCCACCTGCCCCAAGTTTTCAAAGCCTTGCGAAAAGCATCCATACGATCCATGTCCTTGAGAACCTTGCCACCATCTTCCATATAATCCCATCTACGATCAATAATAAGGCAATCACAAGCTTATTTTAAACTCAACATTCTGCTTCTTGTTTTCAcataaaattgaaacaaaaatgaatgattttataaaaCTCATACGGTTGCTTTGGTCCACTACGGTACCACCAAAGCCAATTGGTGAAAACCAGAACGTCCATAGCTTTCCATATGTTGCCATTTTTCATAGAATCGAGCTTTAACACTCGACCAATTGCTGCTACTTCGATGTCCACTAAGTAGTGAGATTCAAATAGTATAATTGAAACTCCATAGTCCTGCACAATTCTGTCCAATTCTTAGGCGTTGTATTGCTCAAAATCAGTGGAAAACTTTCAATTTATAATATACAATAAAGCATTCAAATACCTAACTTAAAATTTCTGATCATTTCTTACTTCTTTTGGATTGGAAATCAATAATAGGTATTTGTATATTCCGTTGAAACATTACTTGTCAATCTCTTTGAAAAGAAGAGGGGTAAAACGACCTACCAATCATACCTCTCACTCTCAGACTTTGAAGTAGTGGGAGTTTTATGTATTGAGTGTACAACATTTTTATCGAAACATTTTTACCATGCTAGTCTTAACATTCAGGGATACcaacaatcaaaaaaatatatgaaaccTAATTATTAACTTcatgagaaaaagagaagcacataaaaattaattgttctAGCCAGTTCATTTACCTGGAAGGTTGTATTATAATACAAGCTACTCTTCACCGCTGTGATATTGGAATCAGGCGCAGCAGCATGAAGCAAACATACTAGTGATTGCATCTGGTTGTAACTAATGGAGTCCCCTACAAACATAATGTTCTTCCCCTTAAATCTCCGTAAAAAATCTGGACCATCAAATCTGCAATCTTTTCCCTATAGTATACATGGTTCTTTTATTAGTAACACTTACAATAAGCATAAACCCAAAAGATAGAAAACGAAAAGTAAGAAACTAATTAGACTATTCTTTTTGCAAAGAATTTATGAGACAAACTAAATTATGTGCTTAGGATGTTCGTCTTACAAagccaagaagaagaagaagtcctGCTAATTAGCCATGTGTGTTTTAAGGAAACCTTTTGAACTAAAGGTAGTAATGTcctttcattggttttttttcatataaaaaagaagatttcCAAAGTACTAATGTCTTCATTCAGTTCattgagtaaaattttgttcaaaataaattcttaGATTCAAATC includes the following:
- the LOC115984634 gene encoding protein trichome birefringence-like 38, encoding MQAYPSPSVIVIREREKPGKDCRFDGPDFLRRFKGKNIMFVGDSISYNQMQSLVCLLHAAAPDSNITAVKSSLYYNTTFQDYGVSIILFESHYLVDIEVAAIGRVLKLDSMKNGNIWKAMDVLVFTNWLWWYRSGPKQPWDYMEDGGKVLKDMDRMDAFRKALKTWGRWVDTYVDPGKTKVLFQGINPTHYNGMDWNNPGAINCTNETAPLNGSTYPKGLPEAEYVLKDALSTIKKPVHFFDITTLSQLRKDAHPGHYNYDKGLDCTHWCLAGLPDTWNQLLYVALTN